The following proteins are encoded in a genomic region of Xenopus laevis strain J_2021 chromosome 3L, Xenopus_laevis_v10.1, whole genome shotgun sequence:
- the LOC108710282 gene encoding neuronal acetylcholine receptor subunit alpha-3 — protein sequence MVDEYKEICFTVCISAIVVPAQIYICSVLDNTFSAMEELNGLFICLFLLFLSAGFFCSNVEHRLYEDLLKSYNPYIRPVKNVSDPVILHFEVSMSQLVKVDEVNQIMETNLWLKHLWNDNKLQWNPSEYGGIEFLRIPASQIWRPDIVLYNNAVGAFQVDDKAKAVVKYSGDVTWIPPAIFKSSCKIDVTFFPFDYQNCSLKFGSWTYDKAKIDLVMIGSEINLKEFWESGEWVIINAPGYKHEIKYNCCVEIYQDITYSLYIRRLPLFYTIYIIIPCLLMSCLTILVFYLPSDCGEKVTLCMSVLLSLTVFLLVITEIIPSTSLVIPLIGEYLLFTMIFVTLSIVITVFVLNVHYRTPKTHTMPQWVKKIFLHLLPRIMFMTRPEKKLYALKPHANLDIYNINSTSSSDIRSCQDQLYYQDSSCACGQLRRLYTSDIACNITRGSSLDSVYNLGLHLGPGLSPEIREAIGNIRFIAENMKEQDEAKEIQDDWKYVAMVIDRIFLWVFVLVCILGTSGLFLQPLLFSD from the exons GATTCTTTTGCTCAAATGTAGAACACCGCCTTTATGAGGATTTGTTGAAGTCCTACAATCCATATATTCGGCCTGTGAAGAACGTGTCTGATCCAGTCATTCTCCACTTTGAAGTATCAATGTCTCAGCTTGTTAAAGTG GATGAAGTCAACCAGATCATGGAAACAAACCTGTGGCTGAAACAT CTATGGAATGACAACAAGTTGCAATGGAACCCAAGTGAATATGGTGGTATTGAATTTCTTCGAATTCCTGCCAGTCAGATCTGGAGACCTGATATTGTCCTGTATAACAA TGCAGTGGGAGCATTCCAGGTGGATGATAAAGCCAAAGCAGTTGTGAAATATTCAGGAGATGTGACCTGGATCCCTCCAGCTATATTCAAGAGCTCCTGTAAGATAGATGTGACATTTTTCCCGTTTGACTACCAGAACTGTTCTTTAAAGTTTGGTTCCTGGACATACGACAAAGCAAAAATCGATCTAGTGATGATTGGTTCTGAAATTAACCTGAAAGAATTCTGGGAAAGCGGAGAGTGGGTCATTATCAATGCTCCAGGATACAAGCATGAAATTAAGTACAACTGTTGCGTAGAAATCTACCAGGATATCACATACTCCCTGTATATACGACGGCTGCCATTGTTCTATACTATTTATATAATAATCCCATGCCTTCTTATGTCCTGCCTGACCATCttagttttttatttgccttctgattgtGGAGAGAAAGTTACCTTGTGTATGTCTGTTCTTTTATCTTTAACAGTCTTTCTTCTGGTTATAACAGAAATCATTCCCTCTACATCCCTAGTCATTCCCCTTATAGGTGAATATCTGCTTTTCACAATGATATTCGTAACCCTTTCTATAGTTATAACTGtatttgtgcttaatgtgcaTTACAGAACTCCAAAGACACATACCATGCCCCAGTGGGTAAAGAAGATTTTCTTGCATTTGCTTCCAAGAATCATGTTTATGACTAGGCCAGAAAAGAAACTGTATGCATTGAAGCCTCACGCAAACTTGGACATTTACAATATAAATAGCACTAGCAGTTCTGATATCCGAAGCTGTCAAGACCAATTGTATTATCAGGACAGTTCATGTGCATGTGGCCAGCTGAGACGACTTTACACCTCAGACATTGCCTGTAATATCACGAGAGGCTCCAGTTTAGATTCTGTGTATAATCTAGGTCTGCATTTAGGTCCAGGACTATCACCAGAGATAAGAGAAGCCATAGGAAATATACGTTTTATTGCTGAGAATATGAAGGAACAGGATGAAGCCAAAGAG ATACAAGATGATTGGAAATATGTTGCAATGGTAATCGACCGTATTTTCCTGTGGGTTTTTGTACTGGTCTGTATTCTGGGAACTTCTGGACTTTTCTTACAACCGCTGTTGTTCAGTGACTAA